A stretch of the Glutamicibacter sp. JL.03c genome encodes the following:
- a CDS encoding MFS transporter, giving the protein MALSRTDTRSRSKLLALTATHAGNDFYTGAVAALLPFFVLHAHYTYAAVAGIALASTALSSVAQPLFGYLSDRYRLRWLSLAGLILAGVGVALSGIFVESYWAAWVVIAASGVGVAAYHPAATMEAREAGGGSNSSMSFFSVGGNLGVALAPAAVVLVVGWFGLSGTLWLIIPAIILGLVYMAATWTDISSPVAIMIPSPSIQAPIVSDSWRLFAWLTAVLATWSIAYVGTSTFISLYATEKFQSSTAEAAVALSVFPAAGALGTLIGGFFADRFGRLRVIRAGYLLAACSTAAMVLAPTELTLTIATAALGVNLFIPFAAQITLSHSYLPNRIGVASGVTLGLTLSLGGVISPLLGVVADRYTVWSVFVIMTVVLIAGFALSWILTERRTEPSPVEPTLIEGNC; this is encoded by the coding sequence GTGGCCTTATCTCGAACCGACACGAGAAGTCGAAGCAAATTACTGGCACTGACAGCCACGCATGCTGGTAACGACTTCTACACCGGAGCAGTCGCGGCATTGTTGCCCTTTTTCGTGCTGCATGCGCACTACACCTATGCTGCGGTCGCCGGGATTGCGCTGGCATCTACTGCACTGTCCAGCGTTGCCCAGCCTCTTTTCGGGTACCTCAGCGACCGCTACAGGTTGCGCTGGCTGAGCCTTGCAGGACTTATCCTCGCTGGTGTCGGAGTGGCTCTGAGCGGAATCTTCGTTGAGTCCTATTGGGCCGCCTGGGTAGTTATTGCCGCATCGGGCGTAGGCGTTGCCGCATATCACCCTGCGGCGACCATGGAAGCACGAGAAGCAGGGGGCGGTTCCAATAGCTCAATGAGCTTCTTCTCCGTAGGAGGCAACCTTGGGGTCGCCTTGGCACCTGCCGCCGTGGTTCTTGTCGTGGGCTGGTTCGGCCTTTCCGGAACGCTTTGGCTAATAATTCCAGCCATCATTCTCGGCCTGGTCTATATGGCGGCAACGTGGACCGACATCTCGTCGCCAGTAGCAATAATGATTCCTTCCCCGTCTATCCAGGCGCCCATTGTGTCCGATAGCTGGAGGTTATTTGCTTGGCTCACAGCAGTCTTGGCAACGTGGTCCATTGCCTATGTCGGGACATCAACGTTCATTTCCCTATATGCCACGGAAAAGTTCCAGTCCTCGACGGCGGAAGCCGCAGTGGCGTTATCGGTGTTCCCAGCAGCCGGCGCGCTCGGCACGCTCATAGGCGGCTTTTTCGCCGACCGCTTCGGTCGGTTGCGCGTCATCCGAGCAGGCTACTTGCTGGCAGCATGCTCAACTGCGGCGATGGTGCTTGCCCCAACCGAGCTGACACTCACGATCGCGACAGCTGCGCTAGGAGTCAACTTATTTATTCCCTTCGCTGCCCAGATCACGCTTTCCCACTCATACTTGCCCAATCGTATCGGCGTCGCAAGCGGCGTCACGCTGGGCCTGACCTTGTCCTTGGGTGGAGTCATCAGCCCGTTGTTAGGAGTGGTAGCTGACCGTTATACCGTGTGGTCAGTCTTCGTCATCATGACAGTCGTACTTATTGCTGGCTTCGCACTATCTTGGATCCTGACAGAACGACGCACCGAGCCTTCCCCCGTGGAGCCAACCCTAATCGAAGGAAATTGCTGA
- a CDS encoding FadR/GntR family transcriptional regulator: MNTSHDLFASPVYPQQKGCRGAALGRGGIDYTQLLRQVAKQGSQLAQVKRTPLADQAAELLLDRIRSGEWPLGAKLPGETTLAPQLGVGRSTVREAIGQLVGKSVLQTRQGAGVFVVALDASEDWDVVLRRADIASVIEARIAIESEAASLAGAKRTAQQLRLIRRMLKQREECKGTRDEYVDADMRFHRAVVEASNNPVLLELFDTFVPRLRQSMIEMLRIGKPPQADIDHASHEAIVEAIADQDCARAAKSSRTHLESLKAAISAR, from the coding sequence ATGAATACCTCCCACGACCTTTTCGCCTCGCCCGTTTACCCGCAGCAGAAAGGCTGCAGGGGTGCCGCGTTGGGTCGCGGTGGGATAGACTATACACAACTCCTCAGACAAGTAGCGAAGCAAGGTTCACAATTGGCTCAAGTTAAACGCACTCCGCTGGCCGATCAAGCCGCAGAACTTCTACTCGATCGCATTCGCTCCGGCGAATGGCCGCTGGGTGCGAAATTGCCGGGCGAAACGACATTGGCCCCGCAGCTCGGCGTGGGGCGTTCCACGGTTCGGGAGGCAATCGGCCAATTGGTCGGCAAATCGGTCCTGCAGACGAGGCAAGGAGCCGGGGTCTTCGTTGTAGCTTTGGACGCAAGCGAAGACTGGGACGTCGTGCTGCGCCGGGCCGATATTGCCTCGGTGATCGAGGCTCGTATCGCGATTGAGTCAGAAGCAGCATCGCTCGCTGGTGCGAAGAGAACGGCTCAGCAACTGCGCTTGATTCGCCGCATGCTCAAGCAAAGGGAGGAGTGTAAAGGTACTCGAGATGAGTATGTCGATGCCGACATGAGGTTTCATCGTGCCGTGGTCGAAGCTTCCAACAACCCCGTTCTACTGGAACTCTTCGATACTTTTGTTCCGAGGCTGCGCCAATCCATGATCGAGATGCTCCGTATCGGCAAGCCGCCCCAAGCTGACATTGATCACGCATCCCACGAAGCAATTGTGGAAGCCATCGCGGATCAGGACTGTGCTAGAGCTGCCAAATCCAGCAGAACTCATCTTGAATCGCTCAAAGCGGCGATCTCAGCGCGCTAG